A single window of Leptolyngbya ohadii IS1 DNA harbors:
- the psbN gene encoding photosystem II reaction center protein PsbN produces MTFTNMEPATVLSITIAVFLVAITGISVYTSFGPPSKELEDPFEDHED; encoded by the coding sequence ATGACTTTCACAAATATGGAACCCGCAACAGTTCTTAGCATTACGATCGCCGTCTTCCTGGTTGCAATCACTGGGATCTCGGTCTACACCTCGTTTGGTCCCCCTTCCAAAGAACTAGAAGATCCCTTTGAAGATCACGAAGATTAA